The Acidimicrobiia bacterium sequence CATAGCCGAACGTGTCCATCTCGGTCGGGAACGCGAGCACTGTCGTGCGCGCCAGCAGCGCGCCGAGGCGCGGGTCGCCGGGGCGGACGTCCCGGTGGACGCGGACACCGTCTCCCTCCGGCACCGGTTCACGGGTGACGAGATGGAGCTCGCAGCGTCCGCGAAGGCGGTCCGCGTAGACGCGCAGCACGCGGTCGCCGCCCTTGCGCGTGAGCGACCTGCCGATGAAGGTGACGATCGGGTTGTCCCGTCTCGGTCGCGCGACGCGGCGCGGGACGACGATGCCGAACGGGATGACCCGCACCTTCTCGTCCGGCACTCCGTACGCGTCGCACAGCGAGGCGGCGCACCAGCGCGACTTGCCGACCACGAAGGTCGCGGCGTCGAACACGCGGCGCTCGAGAGGCCGGCGCACGTACCGCTGCAGATCAGTCCAACGGGTCGGCGCGCGGTAGGGGAGCAGGCGCGCGACCTGCGCGCCCGTCGCGTCGGTCGAGACGATCGCAGGCGCCTGCGCGACGAGCCCGACGCTCAGGAGCGCCGCATGCTGTGTGTAGACGTGCAGCACGTCGTAGGTCCCCGCGTACCGAGCGAGCAACCGGCGCGCCGTCGCACTCGACGCGAGCTGGCTCCGCAGCGCCTGCAGGTCGAGGTCGTGGCGCGCGAGCCCCGGGACCGGTGCACCCGCGAGCTTCCGGAGCAACCCCGGCGACGGCACGTCGAGGAACGTCGGGTCGACGTCGCCGTAGGCGGTGAGCGCCGAGCGCAGCGCGAGGTGCATCGTCGTGTGGCCACCGATGTTCTCGTTCAGGAACAGCACGCGCAGCGGCCGGTCGCCGGGCGCGCGTGCGGAGCGGAGGTCGGTGGCGCTCTCCATCTGGGACCTCTATCGGCACGTCAGGGGCCCCAGACGAGGAACCCGAGCGACCGGAGCCGACCGGGCCCGTGCGGTTGCCCACGCGCGCCCGACCTGCTTGGATCGCCGCGTGTCGGGACGCGCGCTGCCGCAGTGGTTCGACGACGCGAAGCTCGGCATCTTCGTGCACTGGACGCCGGCCAGCGTTCCCGCGTACGCGCCGGTCGGGCCCGACCCGTTCACCGTCGCCGCGCGCGACGGGTGGGAACGGGCGATGCGCGAGAACCCGTACGTCGAGTGGTACCAGAACTCGCTCGCGATCGAGGGCAGTCCTGTCCAGCGCCACCACCGAGCCACGTACGGCGACACCGACTACGCGACGTTCGTGCACGAGTTCGCGGACGCGCAGGCGTGCTGGCACGCCGATGCCTGGGCCGACCTGTTCGCCGCGGCCGGCGCGCGCTACGTCGTGCTCGTCACGAAGCATCACGACGGGTATCTGCAGTGGCCGAGCGCGACACCGCCCGTCCGCGCAGACTGGCACGCCCGACGCGACGTCGTCACCGAGCTCGCGGACGCGGTGCGGGCGCGGGGCATGCGCTTCGGCGTGTACTACTCGGGCGGTCTCGACTGGACGTTCGGCGGCCTCCCGATCACCGACCTGCCGTCCATGCTCGCGGCCATCCCGCAAGACGAGGACTACGTCCGCTACGTCGACGCCCACTGGCGCGAGCTGATCGCGCGCGTCGAGCCGTCCGTGCTGTGGAACGACATCGGCTCGCCCGCCGCGCTCGATCTCGAAGCATTGTTCGCCCACTACTACGGCCGGGTGCCGGACGGCGTCGTGAACAACCGCTTCGACATGCTCGGCGTCGCGGCCGGGACCGTGCACGCCGACTTCGTCACGCCCGAGTACACGACCGCGACCGACGCGCGCGGGCCGAAGTGGGAGACGACGCGCGGCATCGGGACGTCGTTCGGGTTCAACCGCGAAGAGCGTGAGGACGACTACCTGTCCTCCCGCGCTCTCGTGCACCTCCTCGTCGACGTGGTCGCGTCAGGTGGGAACCTGCTGCTGAACGTCGGCCCGAACGCGGACGGGACCGTCGTGTGGGACCAGGCGACACGTCTGCTCGCGCTCGGCCACTGGCTCCACGCCAACGGTGAGGCGATCTACGGGACCGTCCCGTGCGACGGTGGCGTGACCACGAACGCGGCGGGCGATCCAGTCCGCTTCACGAGCGCGCGCGACGCGGACACGAGGTACGCGATCGTGCTCGACCCGCCGGCCCGGCGCGACGTCCACCTCCCCGGCGTCGACGCATCCGGCGCGCTCGCGGTCACACGCGTCGACGACGGGTGCGAGCTGCCGTACGAGACCGCGGATGACGGGATCGTCGTCACGCTGCCGATCGCACCCGCTCCGACGCCCGCGCTGGCGCTGCGCGTCGCGGGTCGACGCTGACGGCCGCGACCGCCGCCGCGCCGACCCAGGCCAACGCCGTCACGCCCGCGGCGACGTGCACACCGCGCACGAACGACGGCGCGCCGGGGTCACCCGCGATGCCGCCGAGCGCCGCGACGCCGAGCGCGGCGCCGACCTGGCGGGCCGTGTTGTTCACGGCCGACGCGAACGCGCCGCGCTCCTCGGGCAACGCCCGCATGACCGCGGCGACCATCGGCGCGGTGTTCAGCGCGAGCCCCGTACCGGCGAGCGCCATCCCGGTCAGCAGGAGGCCGTCGCCGCGACCGTGTCCGCCCGCAGGCAGGAAGAGACACACGCCGGCCGCCGCGAGCGTCATGCCGGCCACCATCGGCAGGCGCGTCCCGAAGCGCGCGGACACCCGCCCGGCCACCGGCGCGAGGAGTGCGAGCGGCGCAGTGAACGCGACCAGCCACACGCCGGCCGCGAGCGCCGAGCGCCGTTCCACGACCTGGAGGAGCAACGTGACGAGATAGAGCATCCCGACGCCGCCGAAGTTCATGAGCAACCCGACGGCGTTCGGCGCGGCGAAGGCACGTCGGCGGAACCAGTGCAACGGCAGCATCGGGTCGCGTGCGTGTCGCTCGACGTGGACGAACACCACGAGTGCGAGCGCGCCGATCACGAGCGCGCCGATCACGACCGGCGACGACCAGCCGAGCCGAGCCGCCTCGACGACACCCACGGTCCACCCGCCGACCGTGACGATCGCGAGCACCTGACCGCGCGCGTCGAGGCCGTGTCGCGCGCGTCGCCGGTCGTCGTGGACGAGCCACAGCGTCGCTGCCGCGGCGACCGCGACGACCGGAACGTTCACGAGGAACACCGACGGCCAACCGAACCGGTCGACCAGGACACCACCGAGGAGCGGCCCGGCCGGCAGCGCCAGGCTCGACACCCCCGCCCAGATCCCGAACGCGCGCGCCTGCTCGGCCGGCTCCGGATACTCGCGGGCGATGACCGCGAGCGTCTGCGGCAGCAGCAACGCGCCGCCGATCCCCTGCAGCGCGCGCCCGGTCAGCAGCATCGAGAGTCCCAGTGCCGCCCCGCACACGACCGACCCGGCCCCGAACACCAGCAGCCCGCTCACCGCGAGACGCCGTCGCCCGAACGCGTCGCCGAGCGCCCCGGCGGTCAGCATCAACGTCGCGAACCCGAGCGTGTCGGCGTCGACGACCCACTCGAGCCCCGCGGCGTGCACCGCGAGGTCACGGCGGATGTCGGCCAGCGCGACGTTCACGATGGTCACGTCGAGCAGCACGAGGAACATGCCGACGCACATCGTCGTGAGGACGAGCCCGCGCCGGGCGGGTCCGCGATGCATGGTTCGACCGTATGGAGCGGACGCTTCGGGCTCCGCCGAAACGTGCGCGTCTTACGATGGACGCATGTCCGGCGACGCCGATCTCGCGCACGTCGGCGCGCTGCTCGCGGAGCCGGCGCGTTGTCGCATCCTGCTCGCACTCGCCGACGGCCGCGCGCTGCCCGCGTCGGCGCTCGCACGCGAGGCGCGCGTTGCGTCGTCGACCGCGAGCGGGCATCTTGCGCGACTGCTCGACGCGGGCTTCCTCGACGTCGAGCAGCACGGTCGCCACCGCTACTACCGGTTCGCCGGTTCGCACGTCGCGGAGCTCGTCGAGGCGATCGCCCGCGTCGCGCCGCCGTCACCGGTCCGCAACCTCACCGACGACCGTCGCCGCGCCGCGCTGCGACGCGCCCGCACCTGCTACGACCATCTGGCCGGACGTCTGGGCGTCGACGTGCTCATGGGATGCGCGCGACGCGGGTACGTCAGCGGTCACGACGGCTCGTACCGTCCCGGGGTCGACCGTCTGTCCGCGCCCGGACGCGACGTCGTCTACCGGCTCACACCGCGCGGCATCGACGAGCTCGCGCGCATCGGGATCGACGTCGACGGCTGGTCCACCGAGACGCCCGTCCGTCACTGCGTCGACTGGACGGAGCAGCGACACCACCTCGCGGGTGACGTCGGTCGCCGCATCGCGCGGCGTGTCGAGGAGCTCGGGTGGGTCACGCGGCCACGCGCCGGTCGCGCGCTCGTCGTCACGCGCGCGGGCGTTGCGGGCTTCGCCGACGCGTTCGGCGTCGGCATCTCAGCCGGTGCGTGACGTCTCGACCGTCGTCCCGACGTCCTGACCGAACGACAGCTCGAGGTTGTGGCCGTCGGGGTCGGGGATGATCGCCCAGTAGCCGACGGGTGGTCCGGCGTCGAACGGCCCCGCCACGGCGAGCCCCTCGTCGCGCGCGTCCGCGCACAACCGGTCGACGTCGTCGCGCGACGCGCACGCGACACCCAGGTGCGACCAGCCGGACAACCGCGCGGGGTCGCCCGCGTGCTCGATCAGGACGATCACGAACGGTCGGGTGAGATCGCTCAACCACACGACCCGTGAGCCGGGCTCGTCACTGCGCTGGTGCACGACGCGCATCGAGGCGTACCGCTCGTAGAACCGGATGCTGGCAGCGGCGTCCGCCACCGGCAGCGCGACGTGCGTCAGTCCCACGTCCATCGCCAGGAAGCTTCGCGCCGACTCTTGTTCGGTACACTGCCGCTTCCCATGGAGACGACCGTCGAGCCCCTGGAGGGCAACAAGGTCCGCCTGCACGTCGCGGTCACCGACGAGGAGTTCGACCAGGCGATCGACTCCGCCTTCCGCAAGCTCGCGCGTCAGGTCAAGATCCCCGGC is a genomic window containing:
- a CDS encoding VOC family protein translates to MDVGLTHVALPVADAAASIRFYERYASMRVVHQRSDEPGSRVVWLSDLTRPFVIVLIEHAGDPARLSGWSHLGVACASRDDVDRLCADARDEGLAVAGPFDAGPPVGYWAIIPDPDGHNLELSFGQDVGTTVETSRTG
- a CDS encoding alpha-L-fucosidase, whose product is MSGRALPQWFDDAKLGIFVHWTPASVPAYAPVGPDPFTVAARDGWERAMRENPYVEWYQNSLAIEGSPVQRHHRATYGDTDYATFVHEFADAQACWHADAWADLFAAAGARYVVLVTKHHDGYLQWPSATPPVRADWHARRDVVTELADAVRARGMRFGVYYSGGLDWTFGGLPITDLPSMLAAIPQDEDYVRYVDAHWRELIARVEPSVLWNDIGSPAALDLEALFAHYYGRVPDGVVNNRFDMLGVAAGTVHADFVTPEYTTATDARGPKWETTRGIGTSFGFNREEREDDYLSSRALVHLLVDVVASGGNLLLNVGPNADGTVVWDQATRLLALGHWLHANGEAIYGTVPCDGGVTTNAAGDPVRFTSARDADTRYAIVLDPPARRDVHLPGVDASGALAVTRVDDGCELPYETADDGIVVTLPIAPAPTPALALRVAGRR
- a CDS encoding MFS transporter; the encoded protein is MHRGPARRGLVLTTMCVGMFLVLLDVTIVNVALADIRRDLAVHAAGLEWVVDADTLGFATLMLTAGALGDAFGRRRLAVSGLLVFGAGSVVCGAALGLSMLLTGRALQGIGGALLLPQTLAVIAREYPEPAEQARAFGIWAGVSSLALPAGPLLGGVLVDRFGWPSVFLVNVPVVAVAAAATLWLVHDDRRRARHGLDARGQVLAIVTVGGWTVGVVEAARLGWSSPVVIGALVIGALALVVFVHVERHARDPMLPLHWFRRRAFAAPNAVGLLMNFGGVGMLYLVTLLLQVVERRSALAAGVWLVAFTAPLALLAPVAGRVSARFGTRLPMVAGMTLAAAGVCLFLPAGGHGRGDGLLLTGMALAGTGLALNTAPMVAAVMRALPEERGAFASAVNNTARQVGAALGVAALGGIAGDPGAPSFVRGVHVAAGVTALAWVGAAAVAAVSVDPRRAAPARASERVRSAA
- a CDS encoding winged helix-turn-helix domain-containing protein; translation: MSGDADLAHVGALLAEPARCRILLALADGRALPASALAREARVASSTASGHLARLLDAGFLDVEQHGRHRYYRFAGSHVAELVEAIARVAPPSPVRNLTDDRRRAALRRARTCYDHLAGRLGVDVLMGCARRGYVSGHDGSYRPGVDRLSAPGRDVVYRLTPRGIDELARIGIDVDGWSTETPVRHCVDWTEQRHHLAGDVGRRIARRVEELGWVTRPRAGRALVVTRAGVAGFADAFGVGISAGA
- a CDS encoding glycosyltransferase family 4 protein, with the translated sequence MESATDLRSARAPGDRPLRVLFLNENIGGHTTMHLALRSALTAYGDVDPTFLDVPSPGLLRKLAGAPVPGLARHDLDLQALRSQLASSATARRLLARYAGTYDVLHVYTQHAALLSVGLVAQAPAIVSTDATGAQVARLLPYRAPTRWTDLQRYVRRPLERRVFDAATFVVGKSRWCAASLCDAYGVPDEKVRVIPFGIVVPRRVARPRRDNPIVTFIGRSLTRKGGDRVLRVYADRLRGRCELHLVTREPVPEGDGVRVHRDVRPGDPRLGALLARTTVLAFPTEMDTFGYAALEAMASGVPVVATRVNALPELVDDGVTGILVDGDDRHLGDALTRIVEDHALHDRMAVAARERVMRLFDARVTTDRLVDLLFETVERHHTPRLRVAG